A section of the Chlorocebus sabaeus isolate Y175 chromosome 17, mChlSab1.0.hap1, whole genome shotgun sequence genome encodes:
- the IL17A gene encoding interleukin-17A, which yields MTPGKTSLVLLLLLLSLEAIVKAGIAIPRNPGCPNSEDKNFPRTVMVNLNIHNRNTNTSLKRSSDYYNRSTSPWNLHRNEDPERYPSVIWEAKCRHLGCVNADGNVDYHMNSVPIQQEILVLRREPRHCPNSFRLEKILVSVGCTCVTPIVHHVA from the exons ATGACTCCTGGGAAGACCTCATTGGTG ctactgctgctgctgctgagccTGGAGGCCATAGTGAAGGCAGGAATAGCAATCCCACGAAATCCAGGATGCCCAAATTCTGAGGACAAGAACTTCCCCCGGACTGTGATGGTCAACCTGAACATCCATAACCGGAATACCAATACCAGTCTCAAAAGGTCCTCAGATTACTACAACCGATCCACCTCACCTTGGAATCTCCA CCGCAATGAGGACCCTGAGAGATATCCCTCTGTGATCTGGGAGGCAAAGTGCCGCCACTTGGGCTGCGTCAACGCTGATGGGAATGTGGACTACCACATGAACTCTGTCCCCATCCAGCAAGAGATCCTGGTCCTGCGCAGAGAGCCTCGGCACTGCCCCAACTCCTTCCGGCTGGAGAAGATACTGGTGTCCGTGGGCTGCACCTGCGTCACCCCTATTGTCCACCATGTAGCCTAA